In Planctomycetota bacterium, a single window of DNA contains:
- a CDS encoding ROK family protein — translation MAGRRGGDPAGRRGRVHGNRHPGRRDPVRRREGRRGRRCRRVGGEVTPALRPAAIGIEIGGTKLQSAIVADGGAVLVRRADAVAPAGGAEAIRAALSGQLADLLTTAHGTRGAIRAVGIGFGGPVDRARGVVATSFHVGGWADFPLAAWVADEVRAPLGAVPCVLENDSNAAALAEATVGAGRGARVVFYTNSGSGIGAGLVIAGRLYHGRSGGEMELGHLRLAADGGILEEVASGWAIDRRVRAEIAGAPSGCLARLAAATHDPPSARLLPAALAAGDAAASDILAGAAAPYAHALAHVVQLVNPDVIVLGGGVATIGEAWRAAVAARLTPLVMEPFRPGPPVRLAALGADVVPVGAALAALDDCGRSPDGA, via the coding sequence GTGGCTGGCCGGCGAGGCGGAGATCCCGCCGGTCGTCGTGGCCGCGTTCACGGCAACCGGCACCCCGGGCGCCGTGACCCGGTTCGGCGGCGCGAAGGCCGACGTGGCCGGCGCTGCCGCCGCGTGGGTGGCGAAGTGACGCCGGCGCTCCGCCCGGCGGCGATCGGCATCGAGATCGGCGGCACCAAGCTCCAGTCGGCGATCGTGGCCGACGGCGGCGCCGTCCTCGTGCGCCGTGCCGACGCGGTCGCGCCCGCCGGCGGGGCGGAGGCGATCCGCGCCGCGCTCTCCGGCCAGTTGGCCGATCTGCTCACCACAGCGCACGGCACCAGGGGCGCGATCCGTGCCGTCGGGATCGGCTTCGGCGGTCCGGTCGACCGGGCCCGTGGGGTGGTGGCGACGAGTTTCCACGTCGGCGGCTGGGCTGATTTCCCCCTCGCCGCCTGGGTCGCCGACGAAGTCCGCGCCCCCTTGGGAGCTGTCCCCTGCGTCCTTGAAAACGACTCCAACGCCGCGGCGCTGGCCGAGGCCACGGTCGGCGCCGGGCGGGGCGCACGGGTCGTCTTCTACACCAACTCCGGCAGCGGGATCGGCGCCGGATTGGTGATCGCCGGCCGGCTCTACCACGGCCGCTCCGGCGGCGAGATGGAACTGGGGCACCTGCGTCTCGCCGCCGACGGCGGGATCCTCGAGGAGGTGGCCTCCGGCTGGGCGATCGACCGCCGCGTGCGCGCGGAGATCGCCGGCGCGCCATCGGGGTGCCTCGCCCGGCTCGCCGCCGCCACTCACGATCCCCCCTCGGCACGCCTCCTTCCCGCCGCACTCGCGGCGGGCGACGCCGCCGCGAGTGACATCCTCGCCGGCGCCGCCGCCCCCTACGCCCATGCGCTGGCGCACGTCGTCCAGCTCGTCAATCCCGACGTCATCGTCCTCGGCGGCGGTGTGGCGACGATCGGAGAAGCGTGGCGTGCGGCGGTCGCGGCCCGGCTCACGCCGCTGGTGATGGAG